A window of Candidatus Pantoea floridensis contains these coding sequences:
- the efeO gene encoding iron uptake system protein EfeO has translation MTIRFRRKALLVAMLALSGAASAAAVPQVTVTVTDKQCEPMSLNVQAGKTQFIIKNNSQKALEWEILKGVMVVEERENIAPGFSQKLTANLEAGEYDMTCGLLSNPKGKLVVSGDAKKAATGKPDVLELVGPIADYKVYVMNEVKELVAGTKAFTDAVKAGDIEKAKALFAPTRVHYERIEPIAELFSDLDSSIDAREDDFEKKNEDPKFTGFHRLEKILFADNTTKGAEPFATKLNQDVLDLQTRISELAFPPAKVVGGAAGLIEEVASSKISGEEDRYSRTDLSDFQANIDGAQKIVDLLRPLLQKNNPQLLAKVDANFKKVDGILSKYRSKDGFESYEKLTTADRNALKGPITTLAEDLSLLRGTLGLD, from the coding sequence ATGACGATTCGCTTCCGCCGCAAGGCGCTGTTGGTTGCTATGCTGGCGCTTTCCGGCGCCGCTTCTGCTGCTGCCGTCCCGCAAGTCACGGTTACCGTGACCGACAAGCAATGTGAGCCGATGTCGCTCAATGTGCAGGCGGGAAAAACCCAGTTCATCATCAAAAACAACAGCCAGAAAGCGCTGGAGTGGGAGATCCTGAAAGGAGTGATGGTGGTGGAAGAGCGTGAAAATATCGCGCCAGGCTTCAGCCAGAAACTCACCGCCAATCTGGAAGCGGGCGAATATGATATGACCTGCGGCCTACTCAGCAACCCGAAAGGCAAGCTGGTGGTCAGCGGTGATGCGAAGAAAGCAGCGACCGGCAAGCCAGACGTACTGGAGCTGGTGGGGCCTATCGCCGACTACAAAGTTTATGTAATGAATGAAGTGAAAGAGCTGGTGGCGGGCACCAAAGCGTTTACCGACGCGGTGAAAGCCGGCGATATCGAAAAAGCCAAAGCGCTGTTTGCGCCAACGCGCGTGCATTATGAGCGTATTGAACCCATCGCTGAGCTGTTCTCCGACCTGGATAGCAGCATCGATGCACGTGAAGACGACTTCGAGAAGAAAAACGAAGATCCAAAATTCACCGGCTTCCATCGCCTGGAAAAAATCCTCTTCGCGGATAACACCACCAAAGGGGCTGAACCCTTTGCCACTAAGCTGAACCAGGACGTGCTGGATCTGCAAACGCGCATCAGCGAACTGGCGTTCCCACCAGCGAAAGTGGTGGGCGGGGCGGCAGGCCTGATTGAAGAAGTGGCCTCCAGCAAGATCTCAGGCGAAGAAGACCGTTATAGCCGCACCGATCTCTCTGACTTCCAGGCCAACATTGATGGCGCGCAGAAAATTGTTGATCTGCTGCGTCCGCTGCTGCAGAAAAACAACCCGCAGCTGCTGGCAAAAGTGGATGCCAACTTCAAGAAAGTGGACGGCATTCTCAGCAAATACCGCAGCAAAGACGGTTTTGAATCGTACGAGAAACTGACCACCGCCGATCGTAATGCGCTGAAAGGCCCGATTACCACTCTGGCAGAAGATCTCTCCCTGCTGCGCGGAACCTTAGGTCTCGACTAA